In Gammaproteobacteria bacterium, the following are encoded in one genomic region:
- a CDS encoding STAS domain-containing protein: protein MSDLAAQLNKIADNQYQITGILTYATVPVLHKKSLPLFDLEGDELVLDLLKVTQVDSAGFALLVEWQRLAKQHNKKILCHHVPQQMKAIAELSGLSMLIDN from the coding sequence ATGAGCGATCTAGCTGCACAATTAAATAAAATAGCTGATAATCAGTATCAAATTACTGGAATACTGACCTATGCGACCGTTCCAGTATTGCATAAAAAGAGTTTGCCACTGTTTGACCTCGAAGGTGATGAGTTAGTATTAGACTTATTGAAAGTCACCCAAGTTGATAGCGCAGGGTTTGCTTTGCTGGTTGAGTGGCAGCGTTTGGCAAAACAACACAATAAAAAAATACTATGTCACCATGTTCCTCAGCAAATGAAAGCAATTGCTGAACTAAGTGGACTTTCAATGCTTATAGATAACTAA
- a CDS encoding ABC transporter substrate-binding protein, which produces MKIQIIAAVLLVSFLNPVWAKDSTPQKLMEETSEKVIAKLKEEQSIIKKHPEKIYSLVEDLVLPHFDFERTSRWVLGKYWLRATDEQKQRFVVEFKQLLVRTYAKSLNEFIDKEFNYLPFRGKEGATNATVRMEVDEPGGFPIPINYKLHLKEDVWKLYDVEVDGISLVANYRTSFSKEIRKKGLDRLIEKLAKGNHKAEPASS; this is translated from the coding sequence GTGAAAATTCAGATTATAGCTGCTGTACTGCTTGTCTCTTTTTTAAACCCTGTATGGGCAAAAGATTCTACACCACAGAAGTTAATGGAGGAGACTTCTGAAAAGGTGATTGCTAAGCTGAAAGAAGAGCAGTCGATCATTAAAAAACACCCTGAAAAAATTTATTCTCTCGTTGAAGACTTGGTGCTGCCCCATTTTGATTTTGAACGTACCTCAAGGTGGGTTTTAGGTAAATACTGGTTACGTGCAACGGATGAGCAAAAACAGCGTTTTGTTGTTGAGTTCAAACAACTGCTTGTACGTACTTATGCAAAATCATTGAATGAATTTATTGATAAAGAGTTCAACTACCTCCCTTTTCGTGGCAAAGAGGGTGCGACCAACGCAACTGTGCGTATGGAAGTGGATGAGCCTGGTGGCTTTCCAATTCCAATTAACTATAAACTTCACCTGAAAGAAGATGTCTGGAAATTATATGATGTCGAAGTCGATGGAATTAGTCTTGTGGCGAACTATCGCACCAGCTTTTCAAAAGAGATCCGTAAAAAAGGGCTGGATCGTTTGATTGAAAAATTGGCCAAAGGAAACCACAAGGCTGAACCTGCTTCTTCATGA